A region of Rhodospirillaceae bacterium DNA encodes the following proteins:
- the obgE gene encoding GTPase ObgE, with product MKFLDEAKVFIQSGKGGDGCIAFRREKYIEFGGPAGADGGRGGSVVIRCVDGLNTLIDYRYRQHFKAKKGQNGSGRDRTGAKGEDQIMQVPVGTQILDEDKETLIADMTIIGQEIVLAKGGDGGYGNTHFKTSTNQAPRRADPGWPGEERWVWLRLKLIADVGLVGLPNAGKSTFLAAVSQARPKIADYPFTTLHPNLGVAGVDDDELVVADIPGLIEGASEGIGLGTRFLGHVERCEVLLHLVDGTSENIVDDYQTICAELKTYGAGLAEKARIVALNKCDALSEDDIAEKKAELAAASGGEVMTLSGVSRMGTIDILREARAIVEECRRPPEDENKAFAP from the coding sequence ATGAAATTTCTCGACGAAGCAAAAGTTTTTATACAGAGCGGTAAGGGCGGCGACGGCTGTATTGCCTTCCGGCGGGAAAAGTACATCGAATTCGGTGGCCCTGCCGGTGCAGACGGCGGGCGCGGCGGCAGCGTGGTGATTCGCTGCGTCGATGGTTTAAACACGTTGATCGACTACCGCTATCGCCAACATTTTAAAGCCAAAAAGGGCCAGAATGGTTCTGGCCGGGACCGCACCGGGGCCAAAGGCGAAGACCAGATCATGCAGGTGCCGGTCGGCACGCAGATCCTCGACGAAGACAAAGAAACCCTAATTGCCGACATGACAATCATCGGCCAAGAGATTGTTTTGGCGAAAGGCGGCGATGGTGGTTACGGCAATACTCATTTCAAAACGTCAACGAATCAGGCCCCGCGCCGAGCTGATCCCGGTTGGCCTGGCGAAGAACGCTGGGTATGGCTGCGCTTAAAATTGATCGCCGATGTCGGATTGGTCGGGCTGCCCAATGCGGGTAAGTCCACATTCTTGGCCGCCGTGTCCCAGGCACGGCCAAAGATTGCTGATTATCCATTTACAACGCTGCATCCTAATTTGGGTGTCGCCGGTGTTGATGATGACGAACTCGTCGTCGCTGACATTCCCGGACTTATTGAGGGTGCCAGCGAAGGCATAGGCCTTGGCACGCGCTTTTTGGGCCATGTTGAGCGCTGCGAGGTGCTTCTGCATTTGGTTGATGGTACGTCAGAAAACATCGTCGACGACTACCAAACAATTTGTGCGGAGCTGAAAACCTACGGTGCCGGATTGGCGGAGAAGGCCCGCATTGTGGCGCTTAATAAATGCGATGCGCTTTCTGAAGATGACATCGCTGAGAAGAAAGCCGAACTGGCGGCGGCATCAGGGGGTGAGGTCATGACTTTATCCGGCGTTTCGCGCATGGGAACGATTGATATCCTACGTGAAGCCAGGGCCATCGTCGAAGAATGCCGGCGACCGCCCGAGGATGAAAACAAGGCTTTCGCGCCATGA